The proteins below come from a single Nocardiopsis gilva YIM 90087 genomic window:
- a CDS encoding acyl-CoA dehydrogenase family protein has protein sequence MQRELFDTEHDLFRESVAEFLEREVTPFHSEWEKEGIVPREVWEKAGKVGILGLGVPEEYGGSGTNDYRFNAVVGEEICRAHASGLGFTLQNDVMAPYMVALTTEEQKQRWLPGFCSGELITAIAMTEPGAGSDLQGIQTTAVRDGDDYIVNGQKTFITNGINSDLVIVVVRTSEEGGAHGTSLIAVERGMPGFERGRNLEKIGLKAQDTAELFFSDVRVPAANLIGEENQGFIHLMNNLPQERLSIAVAAVAGAEFVLQATIAYCKERTAFGRPISKFQNTRFVLAELSTEVDIARTYVDRAIALHNRGELSIEDAAKAKWWTTELANKVMDRCLQLHGGYGYMMEYPVAKAWQDARIQSIFGGTSEIMKEIVGRSLGL, from the coding sequence ATGCAGAGGGAACTCTTCGACACCGAGCACGACCTCTTCCGCGAATCGGTGGCGGAGTTCCTCGAACGCGAGGTGACCCCCTTCCACAGTGAGTGGGAGAAGGAGGGCATCGTCCCCCGCGAGGTGTGGGAGAAGGCCGGAAAGGTCGGCATCCTCGGCCTCGGTGTTCCCGAGGAGTACGGCGGCTCCGGCACCAACGACTACCGGTTCAACGCCGTCGTCGGCGAGGAGATCTGCCGCGCGCACGCCAGCGGCCTCGGCTTCACCCTGCAGAACGACGTGATGGCGCCCTACATGGTGGCGCTGACCACCGAGGAGCAGAAGCAGCGCTGGCTGCCCGGATTCTGCAGTGGCGAACTGATCACCGCGATCGCGATGACCGAACCCGGGGCGGGGAGCGACCTGCAGGGTATCCAGACGACCGCGGTCCGCGACGGCGACGACTACATCGTCAACGGCCAGAAGACGTTCATCACCAACGGGATCAACTCCGACCTGGTGATCGTGGTGGTCCGCACGAGCGAGGAAGGCGGCGCGCACGGCACCTCGCTGATCGCCGTCGAGCGCGGCATGCCCGGCTTCGAGCGGGGCCGCAACCTGGAGAAGATCGGCCTGAAGGCGCAGGACACCGCCGAGCTGTTCTTCAGCGACGTGCGCGTCCCGGCCGCCAACCTCATCGGCGAGGAGAACCAGGGGTTCATCCACCTGATGAACAACCTGCCGCAGGAGCGCCTGTCGATCGCCGTGGCGGCAGTGGCCGGAGCCGAGTTCGTGCTCCAGGCCACGATCGCCTACTGCAAGGAGCGGACCGCGTTCGGCCGCCCCATCAGCAAGTTCCAGAACACCCGCTTCGTCCTGGCCGAACTCTCCACCGAGGTGGACATCGCCCGCACCTACGTCGACCGCGCGATCGCCCTGCACAATCGTGGTGAGCTGTCGATCGAGGACGCGGCCAAGGCCAAGTGGTGGACCACCGAGCTGGCCAACAAGGTGATGGACCGGTGCCTGCAGTTGCACGGCGGGTATGGGTACATGATGGAGTACCCGGTGGCGAAAGCCTGGCAAGACGCCCGAATCCAGTCGATCTTCGGAGGAACCAGCGAGATCATGAAGGAGATCGTGGGGCGCTCGCTCGGCCTGTAG